Proteins found in one Lysinibacillus fusiformis genomic segment:
- a CDS encoding alanine/glycine:cation symporter family protein, with product MDVIVEKLNGILWGPWFIYGILLIGLFFSIITRFLQVRHIKDMFVLMFKGEKSEKGISSFQAMSIALSGRVGTGNIAGTATAIGMGGPGAVFWMWAIAFIGAATSYVESTLAQIYKEEKDTEYRGGPAFYIEKGMGQKWFAVIFAVAALIAMLILMPGVQSNAIAGAVENAFGLDTWITGLIIVVLLGAIIIGGIKSIANAAQIIVPFMALAYIIMAIVIIFMNISQVPTVIGLIFSSAFGAQEIFGGIIGSAIAWGVKRGIYSNEAGQGTGAHPAAAAEVSHPAKQGIVQAASVYIDTLLICSATAFMILFTGMYNVQDEKAAEGADPFIHVGEFNSGGLAGDEQMTFAKSIEAGAAYTQYAVDSSLPGFGAPFVAIALFFFAFTTIMAYYYIAETNVAYLFSGSTEKVFIWIAKIAILVAAFYGTIRTSGLAWAMGDVGLGLMVWINVIAILIIMKPAIVALKDYEKQKKEGKDPVFDPRKLGIKGADFWVDYNEKRNNK from the coding sequence ATGGATGTAATTGTGGAGAAGTTGAATGGTATTTTATGGGGACCATGGTTTATTTATGGTATCTTATTGATTGGGTTATTTTTCTCAATTATCACAAGGTTCCTACAGGTAAGGCACATTAAAGATATGTTTGTTTTAATGTTTAAAGGGGAGAAATCGGAAAAGGGAATATCCTCTTTCCAAGCAATGTCTATCGCATTATCAGGACGTGTAGGTACAGGTAATATTGCTGGTACTGCGACAGCAATTGGAATGGGAGGACCTGGTGCTGTCTTTTGGATGTGGGCAATCGCTTTCATTGGTGCGGCTACCTCGTATGTAGAGTCAACATTAGCTCAAATCTATAAAGAAGAGAAAGATACAGAATATCGTGGTGGACCGGCCTTTTACATAGAAAAAGGAATGGGTCAAAAATGGTTTGCAGTTATTTTTGCTGTAGCTGCTTTAATTGCAATGTTAATTTTGATGCCTGGTGTGCAGTCAAATGCCATCGCAGGTGCTGTTGAAAACGCTTTCGGTTTGGATACATGGATCACAGGACTTATAATTGTTGTGTTACTAGGTGCTATTATCATTGGTGGTATTAAATCAATTGCAAACGCTGCTCAAATTATTGTACCATTTATGGCATTAGCTTATATCATTATGGCAATAGTCATTATTTTTATGAATATTTCACAAGTACCAACAGTTATCGGATTAATTTTTTCTAGTGCATTTGGTGCTCAAGAAATTTTTGGCGGGATTATTGGTTCAGCGATTGCTTGGGGTGTTAAACGTGGAATTTACTCCAATGAAGCTGGTCAAGGAACTGGGGCCCACCCTGCGGCAGCTGCGGAAGTATCGCATCCTGCTAAGCAAGGAATTGTTCAAGCAGCATCTGTGTATATTGATACATTATTAATTTGTTCTGCTACCGCATTTATGATTTTATTTACGGGTATGTACAATGTACAAGATGAAAAGGCAGCTGAAGGCGCAGATCCATTTATTCATGTTGGAGAATTCAATAGTGGTGGATTAGCAGGCGATGAGCAAATGACTTTTGCGAAAAGTATTGAAGCAGGAGCTGCGTATACACAATATGCAGTTGACTCATCATTACCTGGTTTTGGCGCTCCGTTTGTAGCCATAGCGTTATTCTTTTTTGCCTTTACAACAATTATGGCTTACTACTATATTGCAGAAACAAATGTTGCTTACTTATTTAGTGGTAGCACAGAAAAGGTATTCATCTGGATTGCCAAAATTGCCATTTTAGTTGCGGCCTTCTATGGTACAATCCGTACGTCTGGTCTAGCATGGGCAATGGGTGATGTAGGCCTTGGTCTGATGGTTTGGATTAACGTTATAGCTATTTTAATTATTATGAAACCAGCTATTGTCGCATTAAAAGATTACGAGAAACAGAAAAAAGAAGGAAAAGATCCAGTCTTTGATCCTCGTAAACTAGGAATTAAAGGTGCAGATTTCTGGGTTGACTATAATGAAAAACGAAATAACAAGTAG
- a CDS encoding TIGR01212 family radical SAM protein (This family includes YhcC from E. coli K-12, an uncharacterized radical SAM protein.), with amino-acid sequence MTEMNFPFPSEGKRYYTWNRYLRNQFGHKVFKVALDAGFDCPNRDGTVAFGGCTFCSAAGSGDFAGNKVDPIDVQFAEIRDKMHQKWKDGQYMAYFQAYTNTHAPLPVLKEKFEAALAQEGVVGLSIATRPDCLPDDVVEYLAELNERTYLWIELGLQTVHEKTANLINRAHDYATYVEGVEKLRKHGIRVCSHIINGLPLEDYDMMMETARAVAQLDVQGIKIHLLHLLKGTPMVKQYEKGMLEFLDQDVYTKLVADQLEILPPEMVIHRITGDGPIDLMIGPMWSVNKWEVLNGIDAELERRGSWQGKFYKAEVTK; translated from the coding sequence ATGACAGAGATGAATTTTCCTTTTCCTTCAGAGGGGAAAAGATACTATACATGGAATCGCTATTTACGTAATCAATTTGGTCATAAAGTATTTAAAGTGGCATTAGACGCAGGCTTTGATTGCCCTAACCGTGATGGTACAGTCGCTTTTGGTGGCTGTACATTTTGTAGTGCTGCAGGTTCTGGTGATTTTGCTGGCAATAAGGTAGATCCAATCGATGTTCAATTTGCTGAAATCCGAGACAAGATGCATCAGAAATGGAAGGATGGCCAATACATGGCTTACTTCCAAGCTTACACAAATACACATGCTCCATTGCCGGTTTTAAAAGAAAAATTTGAAGCTGCTTTAGCGCAAGAAGGTGTTGTAGGTCTTTCTATTGCTACCCGTCCGGACTGTTTACCTGATGATGTTGTGGAATATTTAGCAGAGTTAAATGAGCGAACGTATTTATGGATTGAGCTTGGTCTTCAAACGGTGCATGAGAAAACGGCCAATCTTATTAATCGCGCCCATGATTATGCAACCTATGTAGAAGGCGTTGAAAAATTGCGTAAGCATGGCATTCGTGTTTGCTCACATATCATTAATGGTTTGCCTCTTGAAGACTATGACATGATGATGGAAACGGCACGAGCAGTCGCACAATTAGATGTCCAAGGCATTAAAATTCACTTACTTCATCTATTAAAAGGGACGCCCATGGTGAAACAATATGAAAAAGGTATGCTAGAATTTTTAGATCAAGATGTGTATACAAAACTAGTAGCAGATCAATTAGAAATTTTGCCACCAGAGATGGTCATTCATCGTATTACGGGTGATGGACCGATTGATTTAATGATTGGACCGATGTGGAGTGTCAATAAATGGGAAGTTTTGAATGGCATTGACGCTGAGCTTGAACGACGTGGTAGTTGGCAAGGGAAGTTTTATAAGGCTGAGGTTACGAAATGA
- a CDS encoding tRNA (mnm(5)s(2)U34)-methyltransferase — MKLQRVLQYAQQLLTDSIEEGDTVVDATAGNGHDTLFLAQLVGDEGQVYAFDVQKEAVDATLLRLLDHGLEHRALVLNKGHEEVTQFVHKPVTAAIFNLGYLPGSNHDIITRPNTTIQAIENLLKLLKVGGLIVLIIYHGHPGGKEERDKVIEYVSQLPQKYVHVLKYAFLNQQNDPPFVIALEKMKEYPI; from the coding sequence ATGAAACTACAACGCGTTTTACAATATGCCCAGCAGCTACTAACGGATAGTATAGAAGAAGGCGATACGGTTGTTGATGCGACTGCAGGAAACGGTCATGACACGTTGTTTCTAGCACAACTTGTTGGGGATGAAGGACAAGTGTATGCCTTTGACGTCCAAAAAGAGGCGGTTGATGCGACACTCCTTCGACTTTTAGATCATGGTTTAGAACACCGCGCACTCGTTTTAAATAAAGGTCATGAAGAAGTCACACAGTTTGTACACAAGCCAGTAACTGCGGCTATTTTTAATCTTGGCTATTTACCTGGAAGCAACCATGATATTATTACAAGACCTAATACAACAATCCAAGCGATTGAAAATTTATTGAAGCTCTTGAAAGTGGGCGGTTTAATTGTTCTTATTATTTATCATGGTCATCCAGGTGGAAAAGAAGAACGTGATAAGGTCATTGAATATGTAAGTCAACTTCCACAAAAATATGTCCATGTCTTAAAATATGCATTTCTTAATCAACAAAATGATCCACCATTCGTCATTGCATTAGAGAAAATGAAAGAATATCCTATTTAA